A single genomic interval of Candidatus Methylomirabilota bacterium harbors:
- a CDS encoding threonine synthase, producing the protein MFVTHVECTVCGHRHRPDGLLTVCAKCGQMLAVRYDLARVAAAVTKDALARRPPGMYRFRELVPLGADEEPVTLGEGGTPLLPLPRLAAHLGLRHLWAKDEGQNPTGTFKARGLGMAITRARTLGVKGLMIPSAGNAGGAAAVYGARAGVPVAVVVPRDTPEAAVAEAALAGARVFTVEGTIADAGRVIAAAAGPVGWFDLATLKEPYRLEGKKTMGLELAEQLGWDAPDVLVYPTGGGTGLVGIAKAYEELTGMGWVTAAPPRFIAVQAEGCAPLVRAWEDKAETTTPIEQPFT; encoded by the coding sequence ATGTTCGTGACCCACGTCGAATGCACGGTGTGCGGCCACCGCCACCGGCCGGACGGCCTGCTGACGGTGTGCGCGAAGTGCGGCCAGATGCTGGCGGTGCGCTACGACCTGGCCCGCGTTGCCGCCGCCGTCACCAAGGACGCGCTCGCCCGCCGGCCGCCCGGCATGTACCGCTTCCGCGAGCTGGTTCCGCTGGGCGCGGACGAGGAGCCGGTCACTCTCGGAGAAGGCGGCACGCCGCTGCTGCCGCTGCCGCGCCTCGCCGCGCATCTGGGCCTGCGCCATCTGTGGGCCAAGGACGAGGGCCAGAACCCGACCGGCACCTTCAAGGCGCGCGGGCTCGGCATGGCCATCACCCGCGCGCGCACGCTCGGGGTGAAGGGGTTGATGATCCCGTCGGCGGGCAACGCGGGCGGGGCCGCCGCGGTGTACGGCGCGCGCGCCGGGGTCCCGGTGGCGGTGGTCGTGCCCCGCGACACGCCGGAGGCCGCGGTGGCCGAGGCCGCGCTGGCGGGCGCCCGCGTCTTCACGGTGGAAGGCACCATCGCCGACGCGGGCCGCGTCATCGCCGCGGCGGCCGGCCCGGTGGGCTGGTTCGATCTGGCCACGCTGAAGGAGCCGTACCGGCTCGAGGGCAAGAAGACGATGGGCCTCGAGCTGGCCGAGCAGCTCGGCTGGGACGCGCCCGACGTGCTCGTGTACCCGACCGGCGGCGGCACCGGGCTGGTCGGCATCGCCAAGGCGTACGAGGAGCTGACCGGAATGGGCTGGGTGACCGCGGCGCCGCCGCGCTTCATCGCGGTGCAGGCCGAAGGCTGCGCCCCGCTGGTGCGCGCCTGGGAGGACAAGGCCGAGACCACCACGCCCATCGAGCAGCCCTTCAC